The Petrotoga sp. 9PW.55.5.1 genome window below encodes:
- a CDS encoding ABC transporter ATP-binding protein, which yields MLEINDVTVSFGGLKAVNNFSMSVKPGEIHSLIGPNGAGKTTLFNTVTRIIEPQNGKIEFKGENLLSLNANDVIYKGISRTFQNLQLFQAMNVFDNIYSGIIYLYNKSIFSILSKSRKNYEEEARERVLEIAEIFEIKNRLASFPAQLPYGILKRVELARAIASDPELLLLDEPAAGLNNYETEEIIDIIKMVNEKGKTILLVEHDMNVVMNVSNIITVMNFGQKIAEGVPEEISKNEEVIKVYLGEEENA from the coding sequence ATGCTCGAGATAAATGATGTTACTGTTTCTTTTGGTGGATTAAAGGCCGTTAATAATTTTTCAATGAGTGTGAAACCAGGGGAAATTCATTCCTTAATAGGCCCTAATGGGGCTGGAAAAACTACTTTATTTAATACAGTAACAAGGATTATTGAACCACAGAATGGGAAGATTGAATTCAAAGGAGAAAATCTTTTGAGTTTGAATGCAAACGATGTTATTTATAAAGGAATATCTAGAACTTTTCAGAATTTACAGTTGTTTCAAGCAATGAACGTTTTTGATAATATTTATTCTGGGATAATTTATTTATATAATAAATCTATATTTTCTATACTTTCAAAGTCTCGAAAGAATTATGAAGAGGAAGCAAGAGAGAGGGTCTTAGAAATAGCAGAAATTTTTGAAATTAAAAACAGATTAGCTTCCTTTCCCGCCCAACTTCCTTACGGGATACTTAAAAGAGTTGAATTAGCCCGTGCAATAGCCTCTGATCCAGAGTTACTATTATTAGACGAACCGGCAGCAGGATTGAACAATTATGAAACTGAAGAAATTATAGATATTATAAAAATGGTCAATGAAAAAGGCAAAACAATATTACTGGTCGAACACGATATGAACGTAGTGATGAACGTTTCAAATATTATTACAGTCATGAATTTTGGTCAAAAGATCGCAGAAGGTGTCCCTGAAGAAATCTCAAAAAACGAAGAAGTTATAAAAGTATATTTGGGGGAAGAAGAAAATGCTTGA
- a CDS encoding ABC transporter ATP-binding protein has translation MLEVENLEVNYGHVKAVKGISFKVNKGEIVSILGSNGAGKTSTLFGVLNIVKSKGKVFFKGEDISNKSTVYKVKKGMILCPENRRIFSGLTVEENLKMGNYMRGNYNKNSEFVFELFPILNERKKQKAGSLSGGEQQMLAVGRALMADPEILMLDEPSLGLAPIIIDQIYKVLLTLKENGIPILLVEQNAVKSLKISNKAYILENGRIVHEGNAQEMLKDEKVKKAYLGM, from the coding sequence ATGCTTGAAGTCGAAAATCTAGAAGTTAATTATGGACATGTAAAAGCAGTTAAAGGAATTTCTTTTAAGGTGAATAAAGGTGAAATAGTTTCGATTTTAGGTTCGAATGGTGCGGGCAAAACATCGACTTTATTTGGGGTATTAAATATTGTTAAATCAAAAGGAAAAGTTTTTTTTAAAGGGGAAGATATCAGTAACAAAAGCACAGTTTATAAAGTTAAAAAAGGTATGATTCTTTGTCCTGAAAACAGGCGTATTTTTTCAGGGCTTACAGTTGAAGAAAATTTGAAGATGGGAAATTATATGAGAGGAAATTATAATAAGAATTCTGAATTTGTGTTTGAACTTTTTCCAATTCTAAATGAAAGAAAGAAGCAAAAAGCAGGTTCTCTTTCGGGTGGCGAACAACAAATGTTAGCTGTAGGAAGAGCCTTGATGGCTGATCCAGAAATACTTATGTTAGACGAACCTTCTTTAGGATTAGCACCAATTATAATAGATCAGATTTATAAAGTATTATTGACACTAAAAGAAAACGGTATTCCGATATTGCTTGTAGAACAAAATGCTGTAAAATCCTTAAAAATAAGTAATAAAGCTTATATACTTGAAAATGGAAGAATTGTACACGAAGGAAACGCTCAAGAGATGTTAAAAGATGAAAAAGTTAAAAAAGCCTACTTAGGCATGTGA